A stretch of Castanea sativa cultivar Marrone di Chiusa Pesio chromosome 2, ASM4071231v1 DNA encodes these proteins:
- the LOC142626137 gene encoding major allergen Pru ar 1-like, translating to MGVITHESQGTSVIPPARLFKAFILDGDNLIPKAVPQAIKSIEIIEGNGGPGTIRKITFGEGSKYKYGKHRIDVMDPENFTCCYSVIEGDGLSDKVESISTETKIVASPDGGSIVKRTSTYQTKGDFQLTEEQFQAGKERASMLFKAVEAYLVAHPDLYN from the exons ATGGGTGTCATCACTCATGAATCTCAAGGAACCTCAGTTATCCCCCCAGCTAGGCTTTTCAAGGCCTTTATCCTTGATGGTGACAACCTCATCCCAAAGGCTGTACCACAGGCCATTAAGTCCATTGAAATAATTGAAGGAAATGGAGGACCTGGAACCATCAGGAAGATTACCTTTGGCGAAG GCAGCAAATATAAATATGGAAAGCACAGGATTGATGTGATGGACCCTGAAAACTTTACATGTTGCTATAGTGTGATTGAGGGTGATGGTTTGTCTGACAAGGTAGAGAGTATCTCTACTGAGACCAAGATTGTGGCAAGCCCTGATGGAGGATCCATCGTGAAGAGGACCAGCACGTACCAGACAAAGGGTGACTTTCAGCTCACGGAGGAGCAATTCCAGGCTGGTAAAGAAAGGGCCTCTATGCTTTTCAAGGCTGTTGAGGCCTACCTCGTGGCACACCCTGATCTCTACAACTAA